In a single window of the Olivibacter sp. SDN3 genome:
- a CDS encoding cupin domain-containing protein, with translation MNSAQADNWIKHLRLKPHPEGGYYNEVFRSEQQVIRKGESQLKNSCTSIHYLLQNADFSSFHRLQSDEIWYFHVGSPLHIHILRPDGQYELKELSINETGSLSVIIEAGMWFAAEIPSRLGFSLSSCVVAPGFEFSEFELGEKEKLLELCPTQAELIERLCLK, from the coding sequence ATGAATTCAGCGCAGGCAGATAACTGGATAAAGCATTTAAGATTAAAACCGCATCCGGAAGGAGGGTATTACAATGAAGTCTTCCGCTCTGAGCAGCAGGTAATACGAAAGGGAGAAAGTCAACTAAAAAATTCGTGCACTTCAATCCACTACTTGCTGCAAAATGCCGATTTTTCCAGTTTTCATAGACTTCAATCGGATGAAATATGGTATTTTCATGTAGGCTCCCCCCTTCACATACATATACTCCGGCCGGATGGTCAATATGAATTGAAGGAACTTTCCATTAATGAAACCGGTTCATTATCTGTAATCATAGAAGCCGGAATGTGGTTTGCTGCAGAAATTCCATCCCGCCTTGGTTTTTCTCTTTCAAGCTGCGTGGTTGCTCCTGGATTTGAATTCTCGGAGTTCGAGCTTGGAGAAAAAGAAAAGCTACTTGAGCTATGTCCCACTCAGGCCGAACTTATCGAAAGACTTTGTCTAAAATAA
- a CDS encoding M20/M25/M40 family metallo-hydrolase, which translates to MKKVLLGLLIVLIVLIGFMLIRTITYPFKEAQFIKSQAFTIQRDDSAIYRFSGGIKIPTISTGELGDFDYTSFDEFKKYLMKTYALVYQRTDHYEVNGYGLVFKLKGSNPALKPILFLSHIDVVPPGDAPILNKEGETFNPLDKAVPAIQEVAEKWDYPPFSGAVANGRIYGRGSLDMKGMLFSLMESMTGLIKKGYIPQRDIYFAFGFDEEVGGRKGAEKIAADFKQRGLEFDAVYDEGGVILEKGSIGGIDADIALIGCAEKGFLSARIKVKGLGGHSSMPPLESAIGKAAIIMQRLEDNQMKPAITPLIQEFFDNVGGAMSFTTRMGIANKWLLKRIFLSQLTKNNSTNALVRTTTALTMMKGSDGTNVLSPEVSFVVNFRLLPGNSVQEVKDHIAKATKGFDVEIEEIDNTRAASNVSPTSTKAYQMIEAGIQQVFPNVLTTPYLTVGGTDAYKYQIVSKNIYRFIPFKINSAEQQSIHSTNEYISIENYQKMIYYFTYIMQNYDN; encoded by the coding sequence ATGAAAAAGGTTCTTTTAGGCTTATTAATCGTTCTGATTGTTTTAATCGGCTTCATGCTAATTCGCACAATCACCTATCCTTTTAAAGAAGCACAGTTCATTAAATCTCAGGCTTTCACTATTCAAAGGGACGATTCTGCTATCTATCGCTTTTCCGGAGGGATAAAGATTCCGACAATTTCTACCGGTGAACTTGGTGATTTTGATTATACGAGCTTTGATGAGTTCAAAAAATACTTAATGAAAACTTATGCCCTAGTTTATCAGCGAACAGATCATTATGAAGTAAATGGCTATGGGCTGGTTTTTAAGTTAAAGGGCAGCAATCCTGCCTTGAAGCCTATTCTATTTCTGTCGCACATTGATGTTGTTCCTCCCGGTGACGCGCCTATTCTAAATAAAGAAGGAGAGACTTTCAATCCGCTGGACAAAGCAGTACCGGCTATACAAGAAGTGGCTGAGAAGTGGGATTATCCTCCCTTTTCCGGAGCTGTTGCCAATGGAAGGATTTATGGGAGAGGGTCCCTGGATATGAAGGGGATGCTTTTTTCATTAATGGAATCAATGACGGGTTTGATTAAAAAGGGCTATATCCCCCAGCGTGATATTTATTTTGCTTTTGGTTTTGATGAAGAAGTTGGTGGAAGAAAAGGCGCTGAAAAAATTGCGGCGGATTTTAAACAAAGAGGATTGGAATTCGACGCCGTTTACGATGAAGGAGGGGTAATATTAGAAAAGGGAAGTATCGGTGGGATAGATGCTGATATTGCACTGATCGGTTGCGCCGAGAAAGGGTTTCTATCTGCAAGGATAAAAGTTAAAGGTCTAGGTGGGCATTCATCCATGCCTCCTCTGGAAAGTGCCATAGGTAAGGCTGCTATCATTATGCAGCGGTTAGAGGATAACCAAATGAAGCCAGCCATTACTCCGCTTATCCAAGAATTTTTTGATAACGTTGGCGGAGCTATGTCTTTCACTACCCGGATGGGTATTGCCAACAAGTGGTTATTAAAACGTATTTTCCTGTCGCAACTAACAAAGAACAACTCGACAAACGCATTGGTTCGCACCACCACGGCTTTAACGATGATGAAAGGAAGCGATGGCACGAATGTTCTTTCACCAGAAGTATCCTTTGTCGTCAATTTCAGACTGTTGCCCGGCAATAGCGTTCAGGAGGTGAAAGATCATATCGCAAAAGCTACAAAGGGTTTCGATGTGGAAATAGAGGAAATTGATAATACTAGGGCAGCCTCTAATGTATCCCCAACTAGCACAAAAGCCTACCAAATGATAGAGGCCGGTATTCAGCAGGTCTTCCCTAACGTTTTAACCACACCTTATCTTACCGTAGGTGGAACAGATGCGTATAAGTACCAGATTGTCAGCAAAAATATCTATCGATTTATACCCTTTAAAATTAATAGCGCCGAACAGCAGAGTATTCATAGTACCAATGAATACATCAGCATCGAAAATTATCAGAAGATGATCTATTACTTTACGTATATCATGCAAAATTATGACAATTAA